DNA from Prevotella melaninogenica:
ACTTCTGGACAGCTGATACCTATCAAGGCGCACCAACAACTGTTACTGGTTATTTGAGCGTAATCTCAAAGGGTGCTGCAGCCTTCACATTGTTGAGTATTCTCTTCCATGTCTTTGATGGCATGATGGAGTATTGGCACGTGTTGCTGATGATTGTAGTTGTTCTTTCAATAACCATCGCCAACCTTTTTGCTGTACGTCAGAATGAGTTGAAGCGTTTCATGGCTTTCAGTTCAATCTCTCAGGCTGGTTATATTATGTTGGCAGCTATTGGTAATAATTGGGCAAATTCAGTTGCTGCACTTAGTTACTACGTTCTGATTTATGTTGTTGCTAACATGGCAGTCTTCACAATTATCTCTGTTGTAGAACAGAATAATGGTGGTAAGACCAATATTGATGATTACAATGGTTTCTATCAGACTAATCCACGTCTGAGCTTCTTGATGACCTTAGCGATGTTCTCACTCGGTGGTATTCCTCCGTTTGCAGGTATGTTCTCTAAGTTCTTCATCTTCATGTCAGGTGTTAATGGTGCTGACATCAACACCACAATGGGAGCATGGGCTTACGGAGTTGTATTCATCGCTTTGCTCAACACTGTTATCTCACTCTACTACTATCTTAAGATTGTAAAGGCTATGTATATTGTTCGTACAGACAATCCATTGCCAACCTTCAAGAGTGACTGTAACACTAAGTTCGCTTTGGCTATCTGCATGGCAGGTATCCTCCTCTTCGGTGTTTGCAGCTTTGTATATGAGTGGATTGCAGCAGCAGTTTAATAGGCTACAGACTTATTAAATAAGTATATAAATCGCCCAAGGGTTTCAATAAATCCTTGGGCGATTTTTGCTGATTATAGGTTTTAATGAGATGAGATATAATACCGCTTTTTGTATCAGTTAGTCATTAATCTCTTATTATATGATGATTATAATGCCCTTTCCCTCTCATCTTTTTCTGATGTATTATCCCAAATCGCTCATTAGATCCTAAACATATTTTGTTTTATTATCGAGTAGATTGTTTGACTTTGTAATGCAGGCGTAGCGGGCTACGTCAAGTTATAAAGACAGACAAGATGCCGATAAGAAAATAAAAGATCTTAGGAAACAATACCATAGTAATAAGAATTATACATATTGTGGTCTGATAACCGATTTGGGATTATTATTTAGCACATATCGTGTTTGTGCCCAGCACGTGTTGTGCTGATAGTAAACACAAATGGTGCTGAGTGCAAATTAGCTTGCAATAGGTTATCAATTGCTCGCAATAATGTTTACATTAATATAGTCTTATAAGCTTCAAAAAAGTAATATTGCTGTCCGATAAAACCTCTACATGCTGCAATACTCTCTCTCAATCCTGCTGAAATAGGCATGATTAGTTCTAATTTCAAATTCCAAGCCCCCCTAGAATAATGACAACTCTTCTGGTGGGGCTTTTACCTGGGTAATCAATCTATCCCAGTCTCTATGTGGCTGCTCAAAGAATCTTTGTATTGAGACATAACTCATAAGTAGAATTCTTATCATTGTTGCCAAGCCTGAGAAGCTCCAAGGTCTCTTTATTTTGTTCTTTATTAGTGTTATAAGCAGATTGGCTATAAGCGTAATCCATATTTGTATTTTTATAGTATTCGCACTCTCTCCATAGAAGTATCTTAGCGGGAAATTCTGTTTTATTTGTTTAAATAAGGTTTCTATTTGCCATCGTCTCTTATAGATAGCTATAATATCTTCTGTCGACATCTGAGAATCATTGGTCAGCAGAGATATTAATCTGATTTTCCCTTTCTTAGTCTTATCCTGATATGTGATTTTTCTTGCTTTATGGTAGATATCTTTTTCCTTTGTATGCTTATGAAAGATAATGGTTTCTACACGTACAGCTCCATAATCTGTTGTCATCTCATAATCTGTATCAGCAATTCTTTCAAAGCTAAGATTACTTTTCATCTTAGTTACATATATAACGCCTCTTTGCGTGAGTTCAGAGAACTTTTCATAGTTTATATAGGCTCTGTCAAAAGCAATCAGTTCCTCATTGGCGTATCGTTCTGGGATAAGTGCAAATTGATCATGACTAGCTGCAGATGTGAACTTGATATCGCTTGGAACATTCTCATTGGCAAATATCTCTGTATGTACTTTTATTCCACCCTTTTTCTTACCAGTTTTGGGATTACGTCCTACTCCTTTAAAGACCAGGTTAGAAAACAGACTTATTGTCGTAGAATCTATTATCTTTAGATTCTTCAGCCATTTGGGCTGTCCACAATTTCGGCTGTCCGAGTAAAGTTCATGGCGGTATTTCTCATATAAGTTCATATAGATTGAACCGAATATCTCGGAATCTCGACGTTTGTTTGCATCTGACAAGGTACTTCGATAAGGAAAATGCTTTAAACCAAGATGATTAAAGCGATTAACATTAGCAAAGAGAGAGGCCTTTATCTCACGCAGAGAGTCTAAACGCATCATTACTGCATAAAGCATGACGACAAGATGATGCCATGCATCAAACTTCTTTATATAGTGTTCACCTCCCTGAGCTTGGCTCAGAGATGCAAGTTCCAAAACGAAGTGCAATAAAAGAGTGTCCCTCTCCGAGCAGATGTACGACACCGCGAACCAGCATATCTATGACATGTTGAGCGGCGGAAAGAGCCTTGCCAAACAGCAAATTACAGAACGAATGGCTGAAAAAGGCTTACCTTCGGACACTGTTTTTATGAACCTTTTTTGGAGAATGCCGAATGCGAGGCACTCATTTGCAGCGGCCCTGAAGTGGGAAACGCACATACCTACATGCTCTTAGACGAGCGAGTAGCCCCTATACCCTTACCCACAAAAGACGAGGCGTTGAGCATATTGGCACGCAATTACTTTAGAAGTCATGCCCCAGCAACGTTAGACGACTTTTGTTGGTGATCGGGATTGTCAGTGAAAGAGGCGCGATTGGGCGTTGAAATTATTGAAAAAGAGTTTCAAAAGGTCGTTTTCAACGATAAAACTTATCTGCTGCACGAATCTTCTTCAATCGACATCAAAGAGAAAGAAAGATTTATCTTTCTGTCTGCTTACGACGAATACATCATTGCCTACAAGTATCGCGGCGATGTTTTGCAAGCTTCTCACAACAGCAAAGCATTTACTAACGGTGTTTTCTTTCCCCTTATCCTACAAAATGGTAGGGCGACGGGTAATTGGAAAATG
Protein-coding regions in this window:
- a CDS encoding NADH-quinone oxidoreductase subunit N: MNYSDFFKMIPEASLIAILIVLFVADFATAKTEERKWFNPLASVLLLLNTFVCLYPMGTQSLFGGMYETTPAVDVMKAILSMGTFIVVVQSRVWAAKSGKEAEFYMLIVSTLLGMFTMMSAGNFLMFFLGLEMASVPLSCTVAFDMYRKNSAEGAAKFILTATFSSGVMLYGISFLYGQFGTLYFDDIATKMQATPLVIMGLVFFFSGLGFKISLVPFHFWTADTYQGAPTTVTGYLSVISKGAAAFTLLSILFHVFDGMMEYWHVLLMIVVVLSITIANLFAVRQNELKRFMAFSSISQAGYIMLAAIGNNWANSVAALSYYVLIYVVANMAVFTIISVVEQNNGGKTNIDDYNGFYQTNPRLSFLMTLAMFSLGGIPPFAGMFSKFFIFMSGVNGADINTTMGAWAYGVVFIALLNTVISLYYYLKIVKAMYIVRTDNPLPTFKSDCNTKFALAICMAGILLFGVCSFVYEWIAAAV
- a CDS encoding IS4 family transposase; the encoded protein is MELASLSQAQGGEHYIKKFDAWHHLVVMLYAVMMRLDSLREIKASLFANVNRFNHLGLKHFPYRSTLSDANKRRDSEIFGSIYMNLYEKYRHELYSDSRNCGQPKWLKNLKIIDSTTISLFSNLVFKGVGRNPKTGKKKGGIKVHTEIFANENVPSDIKFTSAASHDQFALIPERYANEELIAFDRAYINYEKFSELTQRGVIYVTKMKSNLSFERIADTDYEMTTDYGAVRVETIIFHKHTKEKDIYHKARKITYQDKTKKGKIRLISLLTNDSQMSTEDIIAIYKRRWQIETLFKQIKQNFPLRYFYGESANTIKIQIWITLIANLLITLIKNKIKRPWSFSGLATMIRILLMSYVSIQRFFEQPHRDWDRLITQVKAPPEELSLF